From a single Marinobacter sp. THAF197a genomic region:
- the ahpC gene encoding alkyl hydroperoxide reductase subunit C — protein sequence MGIINSEIKPFNATAFKQGEFVEISEADVKGKWAIFFFYPADFTFVCPTELGDVADKYEELQKLGVEVFSVSTDTHFTHKAWHDTSDTIGKINYYMVGDQTGTITNNFGVMREGQGLADRATFLIDPDGVIQAMEITAEGIGRDADDLLRKVKAAQYVRNHPGEVCPAKWKEGEETLAPSLDLVGKI from the coding sequence ATGGGTATCATTAACAGCGAAATCAAACCGTTCAACGCCACCGCATTCAAGCAGGGCGAGTTTGTTGAAATCTCTGAAGCAGACGTGAAAGGCAAGTGGGCCATTTTCTTCTTCTACCCGGCCGACTTCACCTTCGTTTGCCCGACCGAACTGGGCGATGTCGCTGACAAGTACGAAGAGCTGCAGAAGCTGGGCGTGGAAGTGTTCTCTGTGTCTACCGACACCCACTTCACCCACAAAGCATGGCACGACACTTCCGACACCATCGGCAAGATCAACTACTACATGGTAGGCGACCAGACCGGCACCATCACCAACAACTTCGGTGTGATGCGTGAAGGCCAGGGCCTGGCAGACCGCGCTACTTTCCTGATCGATCCGGATGGCGTTATCCAGGCGATGGAAATCACTGCTGAAGGCATCGGCCGTGACGCAGACGACCTGCTGCGCAAGGTGAAGGCTGCCCAGTATGTTCGTAACCATCCTGGCGAAGTGTGCCCGGCCAAGTGGAAAGAAGGCGAAGAAACTCTGGCTCCGTCTCTGGACCTGGTTGGCAAGATCTAA
- a CDS encoding BCCT family transporter, producing MTLWLSTGLIFTFAAIVLILYKWWDVQCIGVTPVRTLTFIAILFTSGLDVGLIMFPLTEFGSYADLSASPEYGFANPLAIEFGFWAFLIWGFYFLTCFYFAIIEPRVKFFEIPVVKIINNVVIIGTCAFTAYLLLVNLPWYLPQLGDGETVMPAFYVIVFAAIALAVYSSSKIKYVRILSIGSSVLFIALIAGMWLRAFALGKGSPADFFGTAGMLGEYFTNIHRFALPINDYHEFYLFWWFSWSIMIGQFTARFVSGIKTWQLLIAMLVVPSIAIGVWFSVLFHYHVEGLKIAALTNLAMISVGVLMVVNSLDSLIRLYTDNLNLTARRMGRMNYVIVNFGVMVMLTMLFQLDFLRIQWVGALVIGLYFACFAYILANKRAEVAAIKSSPKENILDFRKIELAG from the coding sequence ATGACACTCTGGTTATCCACAGGCCTGATCTTCACCTTCGCCGCCATTGTCCTGATTCTGTACAAATGGTGGGACGTACAGTGCATTGGCGTAACGCCGGTTCGCACCCTGACGTTCATCGCCATTCTGTTCACCTCGGGCCTGGATGTAGGGCTGATCATGTTCCCGCTGACGGAGTTCGGCAGTTATGCCGATCTGTCTGCCAGCCCGGAATACGGGTTCGCCAATCCCCTGGCCATTGAGTTTGGCTTCTGGGCGTTCCTGATCTGGGGCTTCTATTTCCTGACCTGTTTTTACTTCGCCATCATCGAGCCGAGGGTGAAGTTCTTCGAGATTCCGGTGGTGAAAATCATCAATAACGTGGTGATCATCGGTACCTGTGCCTTCACGGCGTACCTGTTGCTGGTGAACCTGCCCTGGTATCTGCCGCAGTTGGGCGACGGTGAAACCGTGATGCCGGCGTTCTATGTGATCGTGTTTGCGGCCATTGCCCTGGCCGTGTACTCCAGCTCCAAGATCAAGTATGTGCGGATTCTGAGTATCGGTTCCAGCGTGTTGTTTATTGCCCTGATTGCCGGCATGTGGCTGCGGGCCTTTGCCCTGGGCAAGGGCTCACCGGCGGATTTCTTCGGTACCGCGGGCATGCTGGGGGAATATTTTACCAACATTCACCGATTTGCCCTGCCGATCAACGACTACCATGAGTTCTACCTGTTCTGGTGGTTCTCCTGGAGCATCATGATCGGCCAGTTCACCGCCCGTTTTGTCAGTGGCATCAAAACCTGGCAGTTGCTGATCGCCATGCTGGTGGTGCCGTCCATCGCCATCGGTGTGTGGTTCTCGGTGCTGTTCCACTACCATGTCGAGGGGCTGAAAATTGCGGCGCTCACCAACCTGGCCATGATTTCGGTGGGGGTTCTGATGGTGGTGAACTCACTGGACTCGCTGATTCGACTGTACACCGATAACCTGAACCTGACCGCCCGGCGTATGGGCCGAATGAACTACGTGATCGTGAATTTTGGCGTTATGGTGATGCTGACCATGCTATTCCAGCTGGATTTTCTGCGTATTCAGTGGGTTGGGGCCTTGGTGATCGGCCTTTACTTCGCCTGTTTTGCCTACATTCTGGCGAACAAACGGGCCGAGGTGGCGGCCATCAAATCGTCACCAAAAGAAAATATTCTGGATTTCCGAAAGATTGAACTTGCGGGATAA
- a CDS encoding acetyltransferase: protein MFVAERSTGHLIEVLDTQALFNPHKSRIKGSMHYGEEAQDPEFYEKSDLAFPSGEALPKCWTDPDYRLKP, encoded by the coding sequence ATGTTTGTGGCAGAGAGATCCACCGGGCACTTGATTGAAGTGCTGGATACCCAGGCGTTGTTCAACCCTCATAAAAGCCGGATCAAGGGCAGTATGCACTACGGGGAGGAAGCCCAGGATCCGGAATTCTATGAGAAAAGTGATCTGGCATTCCCCTCGGGCGAGGCATTGCCCAAGTGCTGGACCGATCCGGATTACCGCCTGAAACCGTAG
- the betB gene encoding betaine-aldehyde dehydrogenase, translated as MSASVPVVQNFVHGRFLANRSGETFPVVNPATGQVIYQVEVADEAVQQAAIESARAGFAQWAATPAIERSRILLKAVALLRERNDELAAVEVRDTGKPWQEAEAVDVVTGADAIEFFTGLAPSIEGNQQDLGGDFYYTRREPLGICAGIGAWNYPIQIACWKSAPALACGNAMIFKPSEETPMGAVKLAETFIEAGVPAGVFNVVQGAAEVGQWLTHHPEIAKVSFTGEVATGKKVMAASASSLKDVTMELGGKSPLIIFDDADLENAISAAMVGNFYTQGEICTNGTRVFVHEDIYPRFIERLLERTRKNIKAGDPMNPATNFGALISKKHQDLVMGYIGKGIAEGATLSHGGRAFEPEDAKGGYFVEPTIFTDCTDDMTIVREEIFGPVMSVLTFRDEDEVIARANNTDTGLAAGVFTNDIRRAHRVIHQIQAGICWINSYGASPAEMPVGGYKLSGIGRENGRETIAHYTQIKSVYVGMNDLDAPF; from the coding sequence ATGTCTGCATCTGTTCCTGTTGTTCAGAACTTTGTCCACGGCCGGTTTCTGGCCAACCGTTCCGGTGAGACCTTCCCGGTGGTGAATCCGGCCACCGGCCAGGTGATCTACCAGGTGGAAGTAGCGGATGAGGCGGTGCAGCAGGCCGCCATTGAAAGTGCCCGCGCCGGCTTTGCCCAGTGGGCGGCCACCCCGGCTATCGAGCGCAGCCGGATTCTGCTGAAAGCGGTAGCGCTGCTGCGCGAGCGCAATGACGAACTGGCAGCGGTGGAAGTACGCGACACCGGCAAACCCTGGCAGGAAGCGGAAGCGGTGGATGTGGTGACCGGTGCCGATGCCATCGAGTTCTTTACCGGCCTGGCGCCGTCCATCGAGGGCAATCAGCAAGACCTGGGCGGTGATTTTTACTACACCCGTCGGGAGCCGCTGGGGATCTGTGCCGGTATTGGCGCCTGGAACTACCCGATCCAGATTGCCTGCTGGAAGTCCGCGCCGGCCCTGGCCTGTGGCAACGCCATGATCTTCAAGCCGTCGGAAGAAACACCCATGGGCGCAGTGAAGCTGGCGGAAACCTTCATCGAGGCCGGCGTGCCAGCGGGTGTGTTCAACGTGGTGCAGGGCGCGGCCGAGGTGGGCCAGTGGCTGACCCATCATCCGGAGATCGCCAAGGTATCGTTCACCGGCGAAGTGGCCACCGGCAAGAAGGTGATGGCGGCGTCTGCTTCGTCCCTGAAAGACGTGACCATGGAGCTGGGTGGCAAATCCCCGCTGATCATCTTTGACGATGCGGATCTGGAGAACGCCATCTCTGCAGCCATGGTGGGCAACTTCTACACCCAGGGCGAAATCTGCACCAACGGCACCCGGGTGTTTGTGCACGAAGACATCTACCCGCGCTTTATTGAACGGCTGTTGGAACGCACCCGCAAGAACATCAAAGCCGGTGACCCGATGAACCCGGCCACCAACTTCGGTGCCCTGATCTCCAAAAAGCATCAGGATCTGGTTATGGGCTACATCGGTAAAGGCATCGCAGAAGGTGCCACGCTCAGCCACGGGGGCCGGGCGTTTGAGCCGGAGGATGCCAAAGGCGGCTACTTCGTAGAGCCCACCATTTTCACCGACTGCACCGATGACATGACCATCGTGCGGGAAGAAATCTTCGGGCCGGTCATGTCCGTGCTGACCTTCCGCGACGAAGACGAGGTGATTGCCCGGGCCAATAATACCGATACCGGTCTGGCTGCCGGGGTGTTCACCAACGACATCCGCCGGGCGCACCGGGTGATTCACCAGATCCAGGCCGGTATTTGCTGGATTAACAGCTACGGCGCCTCGCCGGCGGAAATGCCGGTAGGCGGCTACAAACTCTCCGGCATTGGCCGGGAAAACGGGCGCGAGACCATTGCCCACTATACCCAGATCAAATCGGTGTATGTGGGAATGAACGACCTCGACGCCCCGTTTTAA
- the betA gene encoding choline dehydrogenase, translating to MTENRYDYIIVGAGSAGCVLANRLTEDARHKVLLLETGGSDKSIFIQMPTALSIPMNTRKYAWQFETEPEPYLDNRRMHCPRGKVLGGSSSINGMVYVRGHARDFDEWDSEGATGWHYQNVLPYFKKAETWAFGGDDYRGDTGPLGVNNGNNMRNPLYKAFIKAGVDAGYLETADYNGAQQEGFGAMHMTVKNGRRWSTANAYLRPAMARPNLTVVTHALVHKVLLEGKTATGVRYEQGGKMHEANAAEEVILSAGSIGSPHLLQLSGIGKREVLEQAGIEVKHELPGVGENLQDHLEFYFQFRCKQPVSLNGKLDWWNKLKIGVRWILRKDGLGATNHFESCGFIRSKAGVEWPDLQYHFLPAAMRYDGKEAFDGDGFQLHIGHNKPKSRGYVRVQSADPRQAPTIRFNYLEHEADREGFRDCVRLTREIINQPAMDDYRGAEIQPGVAVQSDDEIDAFVRQAVESAYHPSCSCKMGTDAMAVVGPDTRVHGLNNLRVVDSSIFPTIPNGNLNAPTIMVAERAADLIRGKEPLQPEDVPVHMDDQWQAHQRPGQAKRVLI from the coding sequence ATGACAGAAAACCGATACGACTACATCATTGTGGGCGCGGGCTCGGCCGGCTGTGTGCTGGCCAACCGCCTCACCGAAGACGCCCGCCACAAGGTGCTGCTGCTGGAAACCGGCGGCAGCGACAAAAGCATCTTCATCCAGATGCCCACGGCCCTGTCCATTCCCATGAACACCAGGAAGTACGCCTGGCAGTTCGAGACCGAGCCGGAGCCGTATCTGGATAACCGCCGCATGCACTGCCCCCGGGGCAAGGTGCTCGGTGGCTCCTCGTCCATCAACGGCATGGTGTATGTGCGTGGCCACGCCCGGGATTTTGACGAATGGGATTCCGAGGGTGCCACAGGCTGGCATTACCAGAACGTACTGCCGTATTTCAAAAAGGCGGAGACCTGGGCCTTTGGCGGCGATGACTACCGGGGCGACACCGGCCCGCTGGGGGTCAACAACGGCAACAACATGCGTAACCCGCTGTACAAGGCGTTCATCAAGGCGGGTGTGGATGCCGGCTACCTGGAAACGGCGGATTACAACGGCGCCCAGCAGGAAGGCTTCGGTGCCATGCACATGACCGTGAAGAACGGTCGCCGCTGGTCCACCGCCAACGCCTACCTGCGCCCGGCCATGGCGCGACCGAACCTGACGGTGGTGACCCACGCCCTGGTCCATAAGGTCCTTCTTGAGGGCAAAACCGCCACCGGTGTGCGTTACGAGCAGGGCGGCAAGATGCACGAGGCCAATGCCGCTGAGGAAGTGATTTTGTCTGCCGGTTCCATAGGTTCACCCCATCTGCTGCAGTTGTCCGGCATCGGCAAACGAGAGGTGCTGGAACAGGCCGGTATTGAGGTCAAGCACGAGCTGCCCGGCGTGGGTGAGAACCTGCAGGATCACCTGGAATTCTACTTCCAGTTCCGCTGCAAACAGCCGGTGTCGCTCAACGGCAAACTGGACTGGTGGAACAAGCTCAAGATCGGCGTGCGCTGGATTTTGCGCAAAGACGGGCTGGGCGCCACCAACCACTTCGAGTCCTGCGGTTTTATCCGCTCCAAGGCGGGTGTCGAGTGGCCGGACCTGCAATACCACTTCCTGCCGGCGGCCATGCGCTACGACGGTAAGGAAGCCTTTGATGGCGACGGCTTCCAGCTGCACATCGGCCACAACAAGCCGAAAAGCCGGGGCTATGTTCGGGTTCAATCCGCCGATCCAAGACAGGCACCGACCATTCGCTTTAATTATCTGGAGCACGAAGCCGACCGGGAGGGTTTCCGGGACTGCGTGCGCCTGACCCGCGAGATCATCAACCAGCCCGCCATGGACGATTACCGGGGTGCGGAAATTCAGCCCGGCGTGGCTGTCCAGAGCGATGACGAAATCGATGCCTTTGTGCGCCAGGCGGTGGAGAGCGCCTACCATCCGTCCTGTTCGTGCAAGATGGGTACCGACGCAATGGCGGTAGTCGGGCCAGACACTCGTGTACACGGGCTCAATAATTTGCGGGTAGTGGATTCGTCCATCTTCCCGACCATACCCAATGGCAACCTGAATGCGCCCACCATCATGGTGGCCGAGCGGGCAGCCGACCTGATCCGGGGCAAGGAGCCCCTGCAACCTGAGGATGTGCCGGTCCATATGGATGACCAGTGGCAGGCACACCAACGACCGGGGCAAGCGAAACGGGTACTGATCTAG
- a CDS encoding RNA polymerase sigma factor: protein MQQELTELLPGLRRFAYSLTGSMPDADDLLQSTVERLLARDRPDDADLTKWAFRVCRNVWIDECRARKVRREAAEKPELSDGQVVNGEHHTTQQIEWSRVDAAMAELPQDQRQIISLVAIQGLPYKAVADILEVPKGTVMSRLARARAALSEALAPAAGMRTES, encoded by the coding sequence ATGCAACAGGAATTGACTGAACTGTTACCCGGGCTGCGGCGATTTGCCTATTCGCTGACCGGCTCGATGCCGGATGCCGATGACCTGCTACAGAGCACGGTGGAACGGTTGCTGGCACGGGACCGGCCGGATGACGCAGATCTCACCAAATGGGCGTTCCGGGTGTGCCGTAATGTGTGGATAGACGAATGCCGGGCCAGAAAGGTTCGCCGGGAAGCGGCCGAAAAGCCGGAACTGTCGGATGGCCAGGTGGTCAACGGCGAACACCACACCACCCAGCAGATCGAATGGAGCAGGGTAGATGCGGCCATGGCGGAGCTGCCCCAGGACCAGCGCCAGATTATCTCACTGGTGGCCATTCAGGGCCTGCCCTACAAGGCGGTGGCCGATATTCTGGAAGTCCCCAAGGGCACCGTCATGAGCCGCCTGGCACGGGCAAGGGCCGCGTTAAGTGAGGCATTGGCGCCGGCGGCGGGTATGAGGACCGAATCATGA
- the betI gene encoding transcriptional regulator BetI, whose protein sequence is MPKVGIKDTRRQQLIDATMESIAELGMQNTTIVSISKRAGMSSGIISHYFGGKQGLIEAALRYLLDQLGKELRERMAKTDRSPAQRLDCIIESNFSEFQRSALAAKTWLSFWARSMHEPGLKRLQQINNARLYSNLRYSFAQVLPPEQATEAARQTAAMIDGFWLRSALSLDPAESFEAGERLCKQFVHETLARASA, encoded by the coding sequence ATGCCAAAAGTCGGAATCAAAGACACCCGTCGCCAACAGTTGATAGACGCCACCATGGAGTCCATCGCCGAGCTGGGGATGCAGAACACCACCATTGTCAGCATCAGCAAGCGGGCGGGGATGTCCTCCGGGATTATCAGCCACTACTTCGGGGGCAAGCAGGGGCTGATCGAGGCGGCCTTGCGTTATCTGCTGGACCAGCTCGGCAAGGAGCTGCGGGAGCGCATGGCGAAAACCGATCGCTCCCCGGCCCAGCGGCTGGATTGCATCATTGAGTCCAACTTTTCCGAGTTCCAGCGTTCGGCGCTGGCGGCGAAAACCTGGCTCAGCTTCTGGGCCCGTTCAATGCACGAGCCGGGGCTGAAGCGGCTGCAGCAGATCAACAACGCCCGGCTGTACAGCAACCTGCGCTACTCGTTTGCCCAGGTGTTGCCGCCGGAGCAGGCCACGGAAGCGGCCCGGCAAACCGCAGCGATGATTGACGGCTTCTGGCTGCGCAGCGCCCTGAGCCTGGACCCGGCCGAAAGCTTTGAAGCCGGCGAGCGGCTTTGCAAGCAGTTTGTTCACGAGACACTGGCCCGGGCAAGCGCCTGA
- a CDS encoding transglutaminase-like domain-containing protein, with amino-acid sequence MENYLKPTAFFDYDKPEVKAWIDQQLEGVPNEPVEQVKALYLAVRDSVQYNPYVFQTDPNTLSASYALKSRESYCIPKAVLLGAAARYIGIPSRLGLADVRNHLSSPKLIEWLRSDIFRMHGFIELYLNGQWVKATPAFNKQLCALMKVEPLEFDGVNDSVFQEFTEDGEAHMEYINDHGVFDDVPFDFIVDGVRSAYGHLFEADGKPARVDGSLEQDVTSNP; translated from the coding sequence ATGGAAAACTACCTCAAGCCCACCGCATTCTTCGATTATGACAAGCCGGAAGTCAAAGCCTGGATTGACCAGCAACTTGAGGGTGTGCCCAATGAACCGGTAGAGCAGGTCAAGGCGTTGTACCTGGCGGTCCGTGACAGCGTCCAGTACAACCCCTATGTGTTCCAGACCGACCCAAACACCCTGTCTGCCAGCTACGCGCTGAAATCCCGCGAGAGCTACTGTATTCCCAAGGCGGTACTGCTTGGCGCCGCCGCACGCTATATAGGCATTCCCAGCCGGCTGGGCCTGGCCGACGTGCGCAATCACCTGTCCAGCCCCAAGCTGATCGAGTGGCTGCGCTCCGATATTTTCCGCATGCACGGTTTTATCGAGCTGTACCTGAACGGCCAATGGGTTAAAGCCACCCCCGCCTTTAACAAGCAGCTTTGCGCACTGATGAAGGTGGAGCCGCTGGAGTTTGATGGCGTGAACGATTCCGTGTTCCAGGAGTTCACCGAAGACGGCGAAGCCCATATGGAATACATCAACGACCACGGCGTGTTTGACGATGTGCCTTTCGACTTTATCGTTGACGGGGTGCGTTCCGCGTACGGCCATCTGTTTGAGGCCGACGGAAAACCCGCCCGCGTTGATGGCAGCCTGGAGCAGGACGTCACCAGCAACCCATAA
- a CDS encoding ABC transporter substrate-binding protein: MALRAVLLISLIVCSFMRVADAGTRPSVAFLSPDDSRFWQMVAGFMEQVAVDLDVDLEVQFDTDRNRFSYLRMAQQIVTAEEKPDYLIIMCKELVTTQILEQAHGQGVKVFSFNTDVPEATRAAVGMPRETLDSWIGHVVPDNVEAGRTLARLLERRAVERGLVEAGEPVPMVALTGTQDSSAARDRNEGLLNATSIGNGQLLQLVLAEWSEQQASEKMSVLFRRYPQTTAIWNASDGMALGAIEAARNAGRTPGEDVIVGGVDWEPRALAAIHRGDLMVSLGRHFMGGGLALLLVHDYHHGYDFAEGRRSAALRYQFEPATADNVHLVERMLAPENWKALDFRQFSRALNPQLREQDFSAEQLMDQFSSGLIQLGGGNQLVRQ, from the coding sequence ATGGCATTACGCGCAGTCCTGCTGATCAGTCTCATTGTTTGCTCTTTTATGCGGGTTGCCGATGCCGGCACACGACCAAGTGTGGCGTTCCTGTCACCAGACGATTCCCGTTTCTGGCAGATGGTGGCGGGGTTTATGGAGCAGGTGGCGGTTGATCTGGACGTTGACCTTGAGGTCCAGTTCGATACCGACCGGAACCGCTTCAGTTACTTACGCATGGCTCAGCAAATCGTCACCGCTGAGGAAAAGCCCGATTATCTGATCATCATGTGCAAAGAACTGGTGACCACTCAGATACTGGAGCAGGCCCATGGGCAGGGTGTGAAAGTGTTCTCTTTCAACACGGATGTGCCCGAGGCTACACGGGCCGCAGTGGGAATGCCCAGGGAGACGCTGGATAGCTGGATTGGCCATGTGGTGCCTGACAACGTGGAGGCTGGCCGAACCTTGGCCAGGCTGCTGGAGCGCCGGGCGGTGGAGCGTGGTTTGGTTGAGGCCGGGGAGCCGGTGCCGATGGTGGCGTTGACCGGAACGCAGGATTCTTCCGCTGCCAGGGATCGAAACGAGGGTTTGCTAAACGCCACCAGTATCGGTAATGGCCAGCTCTTGCAGTTGGTGCTCGCTGAGTGGAGTGAGCAGCAGGCCAGCGAAAAAATGTCGGTGTTGTTCCGGCGCTATCCGCAAACCACCGCGATCTGGAATGCCAGTGATGGAATGGCGCTTGGCGCCATTGAAGCCGCCAGAAACGCTGGCCGGACGCCCGGCGAGGATGTGATTGTTGGCGGTGTGGATTGGGAGCCCAGGGCGTTGGCAGCCATTCACCGGGGTGATCTGATGGTGAGCCTTGGTCGCCATTTTATGGGCGGAGGCCTCGCGCTGTTGCTAGTTCACGATTACCACCATGGTTACGACTTTGCTGAGGGCCGGCGATCTGCGGCCTTGCGCTACCAGTTTGAGCCAGCGACAGCCGACAATGTGCATTTGGTCGAACGAATGCTGGCGCCGGAAAACTGGAAGGCCCTCGATTTCAGGCAATTCAGCCGGGCGCTCAATCCGCAGCTGAGAGAACAGGACTTCAGCGCTGAGCAATTAATGGATCAGTTTTCGTCCGGGCTTATCCAGCTGGGTGGCGGTAACCAGCTGGTTCGCCAATAG
- the ahpF gene encoding alkyl hydroperoxide reductase subunit F → MLDANIKGQLKAYMEKLQQPIELVAAYDDSKKSQELKQLLEEIEPMSEKISLRTEDSADVRRPSFAINRVGTDIGVRFAGIPMGHEFTSLVLALLQVGGHPSKASQEVIQQIQELDGEFEFETYFSLSCQNCPDVVQAFNLMSVLNPNIKHTSIDGALFQDEVEQREVMAVPSVYLNGQPWGQGRMTLEEVVAKLDTNSAEKEAKKINQKDAFEVLVIGGGPAGSAAAIYAARKGISTGIAAERFGGQVADTMGIENLISVPYTEGPKLVAAMEQHVNEYEVDIMNMQRAEKLIPAAQTGGLHEVKLANGGSLKARTVILSTGARWRQMGVPGEEEYRNKGVAYCPHCDGPLFKGKRVAVIGGGNSGVEAAIDLAGIVGHVTLIEFGEQMRADDVLQKKLRSLNNVKIITSGQTTEVVGKDGKVSGLNYTDRTTGEAHHVELEGVFVQIGLVPNTEWLKGDIELSQHGEIIVNDRNETSIPGVFAAGDATTVPYKQIVISMGEGSKAALSAFDFLIRNSAE, encoded by the coding sequence ATGTTGGACGCCAATATCAAAGGACAGTTGAAGGCCTACATGGAAAAGCTGCAGCAGCCGATTGAGCTGGTGGCAGCCTACGACGACAGCAAAAAGTCCCAGGAGCTGAAGCAGCTGCTGGAAGAAATCGAGCCGATGTCCGAGAAAATCAGCCTGCGGACTGAAGATTCGGCTGATGTGCGTCGTCCGTCGTTTGCCATCAACCGTGTGGGCACTGACATTGGCGTGCGTTTCGCCGGTATTCCCATGGGCCACGAGTTTACCTCTTTGGTCCTTGCGCTGTTGCAGGTGGGCGGCCACCCGTCCAAAGCTTCCCAGGAAGTGATTCAGCAAATCCAGGAACTGGACGGTGAGTTCGAGTTCGAAACCTATTTCTCCCTGTCCTGCCAGAACTGCCCGGATGTCGTCCAGGCGTTTAACCTGATGAGTGTGCTGAACCCGAACATCAAGCACACGTCCATCGACGGCGCCCTGTTCCAGGACGAAGTCGAGCAGCGTGAAGTGATGGCGGTTCCCAGCGTGTACCTGAACGGCCAGCCCTGGGGCCAGGGCCGGATGACGCTGGAAGAGGTTGTGGCCAAGCTGGACACCAACTCCGCCGAGAAAGAAGCCAAGAAGATCAACCAGAAAGACGCCTTTGAGGTGCTGGTGATTGGCGGTGGCCCGGCGGGTTCCGCAGCGGCCATCTACGCCGCCCGTAAGGGGATTTCCACCGGGATTGCGGCCGAGCGATTTGGTGGCCAGGTAGCTGACACCATGGGTATCGAAAACCTGATCTCCGTGCCTTACACCGAAGGCCCGAAGCTGGTGGCGGCCATGGAACAGCACGTTAACGAATACGAAGTCGACATCATGAACATGCAGCGCGCGGAGAAGCTGATTCCGGCGGCACAAACCGGTGGCCTGCATGAAGTGAAGCTGGCAAACGGCGGTTCGCTGAAAGCCCGAACGGTGATTCTGTCTACTGGTGCCCGCTGGCGCCAGATGGGTGTGCCGGGTGAGGAAGAGTACCGCAACAAGGGTGTGGCCTACTGCCCGCACTGCGACGGCCCGCTGTTCAAAGGTAAGCGCGTGGCGGTGATCGGTGGCGGTAACTCCGGCGTGGAAGCGGCAATCGACCTGGCCGGTATTGTTGGCCACGTAACCCTGATCGAGTTCGGTGAGCAGATGCGTGCCGACGACGTGCTGCAGAAGAAACTGCGCAGCCTGAACAACGTGAAGATCATTACCTCCGGCCAGACCACCGAGGTGGTTGGTAAAGACGGTAAGGTCAGTGGCCTGAACTACACCGACCGCACCACCGGTGAAGCGCACCACGTTGAGCTGGAAGGCGTGTTCGTGCAGATCGGCCTGGTGCCGAACACCGAGTGGCTGAAAGGTGATATTGAGCTGAGCCAGCACGGTGAGATCATCGTAAATGATCGTAACGAGACCTCGATTCCCGGTGTGTTCGCCGCCGGCGATGCCACCACGGTGCCGTACAAGCAGATCGTGATTTCCATGGGAGAGGGTTCCAAGGCTGCCCTGAGTGCCTTTGACTTCCTGATCCGTAATTCAGCCGAGTAA